Proteins from a genomic interval of Nitrospirota bacterium:
- a CDS encoding NifU family protein, translating to METTLDKARVEEVLDMIRPALQRDGGDVVLVGLDGNKVMVKLVGNCSGCPSSTVTLRLGVERHLKAMIPEIEEVISV from the coding sequence ATGGAAACAACACTTGATAAGGCGAGGGTAGAAGAGGTCCTCGATATGATACGGCCGGCATTACAGAGAGACGGCGGAGATGTAGTTCTTGTAGGTCTTGATGGAAACAAGGTGATGGTAAAGCTGGTAGGAAACTGCTCCGGATGTCCAAGCTCTACTGTTACATTGAGGCTTGGGGTAGAGCGGCATCTGAAGGCCATGATCCCTGAAATTGAAGAGGTAATTTCAGTTTAG
- a CDS encoding aminopeptidase yields the protein MDKAIEKLLNTNMAIRHGERVLVFTDHMQEGRLVPKEMDRCRRLEKAAGQLAEISGRITDTQFYIYDSLPNNGYEPPEPVWQMAFGQKALQDLKGAGILERLINKEAIAGDVEKAFEILKPHEADLVDVIIGMANYSTSHTRFRHLLTKIRGARYASMPLFDPDMFYGPMDVDWNLVARRSEHIAGLVTKADTAIMRCPMGTDIRMGLKGRKGFADTGFITEKGSFGNLPAGEVYAAPVEGTSNGVMVLDWSTTRKLNPPVTLTMKDGKVTDMSGDIEFLKYLENIFKLSPTAVGLAELGIGTNEKASRPDNILEAEKILGTTHIALGDNTTFGGTTSANFHEDYVFFSPTLILEYEDGTSETIIDNGKLNIPL from the coding sequence ATGGATAAAGCAATAGAAAAACTTCTTAACACTAATATGGCCATCAGGCATGGAGAACGTGTCCTTGTATTTACTGACCACATGCAGGAGGGAAGACTTGTACCAAAAGAGATGGACCGGTGCAGACGCCTTGAAAAGGCCGCAGGACAGTTAGCTGAGATCTCAGGTAGGATAACAGATACACAGTTCTACATATATGACTCTCTTCCGAATAATGGATATGAACCGCCTGAACCTGTGTGGCAGATGGCTTTTGGGCAAAAGGCATTACAGGATTTAAAAGGAGCCGGGATATTAGAGCGGCTGATAAATAAAGAGGCTATTGCAGGTGATGTTGAAAAGGCATTTGAGATATTGAAACCTCATGAGGCTGACTTAGTTGATGTCATAATAGGCATGGCAAATTATTCTACAAGCCACACCCGCTTCCGGCATCTCCTTACAAAGATTAGAGGGGCACGCTATGCCAGTATGCCTCTGTTTGACCCTGATATGTTCTATGGCCCAATGGATGTGGACTGGAATCTTGTTGCACGAAGGTCTGAACATATCGCAGGACTTGTAACAAAGGCTGATACTGCGATAATGAGATGTCCTATGGGCACTGACATAAGGATGGGATTGAAGGGACGCAAAGGATTTGCTGACACTGGCTTCATTACTGAAAAGGGGAGCTTCGGTAATCTGCCTGCGGGCGAGGTATATGCTGCCCCTGTTGAAGGTACTTCAAACGGTGTTATGGTGCTGGACTGGTCTACAACAAGAAAACTAAACCCGCCGGTAACACTTACAATGAAAGATGGAAAGGTCACAGATATGTCAGGGGATATTGAATTCCTGAAGTATCTTGAGAATATATTTAAGTTAAGCCCAACCGCAGTCGGTCTGGCTGAACTCGGTATCGGTACTAATGAAAAGGCATCAAGACCTGACAATATACTTGAGGCTGAGAAGATACTCGGCACAACTCACATTGCATTGGGAGACAACACCACATTCGGCGGGACAACAAGTGCCAATTTTCATGAAGACTATGTATTCTTTTCACCTACACTGATTCTTGAATATGAAGACGGGACATCTGAGACCATCATTGATAACGGTAAATTGAACATCCCTTTATAA
- the thiC gene encoding phosphomethylpyrimidine synthase ThiC, giving the protein MRTDWLKGRNGNVTQMHYARQGVVTEEMTHVAKVEHLEPEFVRNEIAEGRLIIPANINHPNLIPMGIGISATCKINANIGNSSITSSEGEELEKLNLCVKLGVDAVMDLSTGRNIHQIRDCIIKNSPIPVGTVPIYEAVEGVNEIHELSIDDILDIIEVQAQQGVDFMTIHSGLLHEFLPMASKRLMGIVSRGGAIIAQWMAYHNKQNPFYTHFDRILEICKRYDVSLSLGDGLRPGCLSDASDEAQFAELSILGELTLKAWEEDVQIMIEGPGHVPLDQIEMNIKKEIEVCHGAPFYVLGPIVTDIAPGYDHITSSIGATMAAYAGASILCYVTPKEHLGLPNLEDVRQGIIAYKIAAHAADVARHRPAARDRDDEISRARFAFNWNRQFELALDPDRAREMHDETLPQPSFKDASFCSMCGPKFCSMKLYQEVPSKA; this is encoded by the coding sequence ATGAGAACAGATTGGTTAAAAGGCCGCAACGGCAATGTAACCCAGATGCATTATGCAAGGCAGGGTGTTGTCACTGAAGAGATGACGCACGTTGCGAAGGTTGAACACCTTGAACCTGAATTCGTGCGTAATGAAATAGCCGAAGGCCGCCTCATAATACCTGCAAACATAAATCATCCTAACCTTATTCCTATGGGCATCGGCATATCTGCAACATGTAAGATAAACGCCAACATAGGCAACTCATCAATTACATCATCAGAAGGTGAAGAGCTTGAGAAGCTGAACCTCTGCGTAAAACTTGGAGTAGATGCAGTAATGGACCTGAGTACAGGCAGGAATATCCATCAAATACGGGACTGCATTATAAAGAACAGCCCTATTCCTGTAGGCACTGTCCCGATTTATGAGGCCGTAGAGGGTGTAAACGAGATACATGAACTATCCATAGATGACATATTAGATATTATAGAGGTGCAGGCCCAACAGGGCGTAGACTTCATGACCATCCACAGCGGACTGCTCCATGAATTTCTTCCGATGGCATCAAAGAGGCTTATGGGCATTGTCTCAAGGGGCGGGGCCATAATCGCTCAATGGATGGCTTATCATAATAAGCAGAATCCCTTCTATACACACTTTGACAGGATACTGGAGATATGCAAGAGGTATGACGTAAGCCTGAGCCTCGGTGACGGTCTGCGTCCGGGCTGTCTCAGCGATGCGAGTGATGAGGCACAGTTTGCAGAATTATCAATACTCGGTGAGCTTACGTTAAAGGCATGGGAAGAAGATGTACAGATAATGATAGAAGGACCTGGTCATGTCCCGTTAGATCAGATTGAGATGAATATCAAGAAGGAGATTGAGGTCTGCCACGGTGCACCGTTCTATGTGCTTGGCCCGATTGTAACGGATATAGCACCAGGTTATGACCATATAACATCCTCTATCGGTGCAACAATGGCGGCTTATGCCGGTGCTTCTATTCTATGCTATGTTACCCCAAAAGAACACCTCGGATTACCAAACTTAGAAGATGTTCGTCAGGGGATAATTGCATATAAGATTGCAGCCCATGCCGCAGATGTCGCACGTCACAGGCCGGCCGCAAGAGACCGTGATGATGAAATATCACGCGCCAGATTTGCCTTTAACTGGAACCGCCAGTTTGAATTGGCCCTAGACCCTGACAGGGCAAGAGAGATGCACGATGAAACCCTGCCACAACCTTCATTTAAAGATGCATCATTCTGTTCCATGTGCGGACCCAAGTTCTGTTCAATGAAGCTCTATCAGGAAGTGCCGTCAAAGGCATAA
- a CDS encoding CopG family transcriptional regulator, translated as MKKKALAKDSTEFDRRFDSGEDMHDLIDISRATVIRHGKKVRITLDIAESLVKEIDKIREEIGIDRAALIKVWLHERVRQEKAVHGN; from the coding sequence ATGAAAAAGAAAGCTCTGGCTAAAGATAGCACTGAATTTGACCGCCGCTTTGATTCAGGAGAAGATATGCATGATCTTATTGACATATCCCGCGCAACTGTTATCCGACATGGGAAAAAGGTACGTATTACATTGGACATCGCAGAATCTCTGGTAAAGGAAATTGATAAGATACGGGAAGAGATCGGCATTGACCGCGCAGCTCTGATAAAGGTCTGGCTTCATGAACGTGTGCGACAGGAAAAGGCAGTTCATGGTAATTGA
- a CDS encoding BrnT family toxin has protein sequence MIKNLKTSEKLWLDKNRIEILAPYPLEDRRIMIGTIEGKIWTAIFTMRSDAIRIISVRRAREKEVSLYEKESSG, from the coding sequence ATCATTAAAAATCTTAAAACTTCAGAGAAGTTATGGTTAGATAAAAACCGTATTGAAATCCTCGCACCCTACCCTTTGGAGGATAGAAGAATTATGATAGGCACTATTGAAGGAAAGATATGGACAGCAATATTTACTATGCGAAGCGATGCTATTCGTATCATTTCAGTCAGGCGTGCAAGGGAAAAGGAGGTAAGTTTATATGAAAAAGAAAGCTCTGGCTAA
- a CDS encoding type II toxin-antitoxin system RelE/ParE family toxin yields MIKTFADRYTLELYEMGKSKRFPPEIWKRAMRKMEYVDLATGLDDLKVPPGNRFHELELDRKGQYSISINDQWRICFRFINGDAYDVEITDYH; encoded by the coding sequence GTGATTAAGACATTTGCTGACCGGTATACGCTGGAGCTATACGAGATGGGGAAGTCAAAGCGGTTTCCACCAGAAATCTGGAAGCGGGCAATGCGGAAAATGGAGTATGTTGACCTGGCAACCGGATTGGATGATTTGAAGGTTCCTCCTGGTAATCGGTTTCATGAACTGGAACTGGATCGGAAGGGGCAATATTCCATTTCAATTAACGACCAATGGCGTATTTGTTTTCGTTTCATTAATGGTGACGCTTACGACGTGGAAATAACAGATTATCACTAA